The genomic interval ACGTCTGGCTTCTTGAGCTTTGAGATAGTCTGAATCGGGTTCTGGTGTTTCAGAAGGCTCAtattctcctctcttctttgtTTCCCTATTGCCAAGGCAAAAGAAACTCAAGTATTCCTTAGGATTTGCCACAATTCCCTTTACCTTTAGAGCTTGAATTATATCGATGTACATCATTCGCATGGTCCTCCTTTGCCAATCCAGTATTGCTTGTACAGATGCACTCTCAGGAAGGCCTTCTGGCCACATTGGAACCACAACATAAACCGTAAACCTTTCCCCTGCTTCGATTTTGCTAACTATCTTCAAAGAAAGCTCCTTTGGAATCAGCTGTAAAGCATTAATTGCTTCATCCTTGATATCATCGGAGTACCACGAAAAGGAGCTGCCTAAGAAGTACTGGTTTtcaatgtaaatgaaatgctttGCTCGGCGAATGGCATTAATATATGCATCCTGTATGCTTCGATCTATGATGTTTTCCTTGCCACTTATAAGACCAGACTTGGCTGCCTCCTCAGGAGCAGTGGGGAAGCCAAAAGCCGCTCCACCATCAATTGATCGGAAAACTTGAACGTTCCATGTGTCATGATCATCAGGATACATTACCGGTGAAGGTGGAATGATTATATCCGCCATATCCCTTAGGTCTATAAGCAAGTCTTTTCCACCTTGTTTCCTCCACCTCTGTTCAAAATTGTAGAGCACATCCCAAGCAGCTGGCCCTTCTATTCGACAATGGATATCATGCCAAGGCTCTCTCGGTCCCCCTTTTTGAATTGAAGCACCGGTGAAATTTGCTTGGTGAAAATCATCATGATGTGCTGTGTTTAAAGTCCTGAAAAGGGAGTGAAATTGTGTATCATATCTACCATCACAAAGATCAATCCCACCAATATAACTCACAATTTTCCTCCTCTCCCTGTCTCCATTAGGCAATTCGCCATCAACAATTACAATCTTTTGATGATGAGTAAACATCGTCCCAATCTCTATGTTTTGAATAATGCTCCTTCCATCATCAGGATTTCGAGGACACAACACACAATTTACTTTAGTGTCTCGAAAATAATCAGCGGTTTCTTGATCATGAGTAGCCATTAGCCCGTCCTGTTTCAACACAGGAACTGATGTTCTGTCATCCCAGACCAGCATTAGAACTCTCACACCTTCATTagctttttttttaagtaactCCCCGAGCGTTATGTCTCCACCCGGCTTAGGCCTCCTCATGTCCCTTATCAAAGTGATCTCCGTATACACAGACCATCCAGTTATGTAAATCAAATGCTTTGCATTAGTGATGGCATCAAAAATGTCTTCCCAACATCGTTGTGGCTCATAAAACTTACCACCAGCAAGAGGGATTTTCGGAATGAAGTTATCAGGAACATGAGTATCTTGGTAAAGGGTGACCTTGCATCCTTCTCTTTGTCTAAAGAATGTATATGGAACACCAGGAAACCTTGTGACTTTTATCCCTCTATTCCAATTATATTCCCTTGTGACATCAAAATACTGCAACTTAACATGAATTTTAGAGTGTCCATGCACGGGTTTTCCTTCTGTATTCAGGATTTCAAGCCATTCATCGACTTCTTCTCCATCTAGAAGTTGTTCAACTGGCAAGTAAGCTCTTCCAATAAGTTCTGCTCCAACTGGATTATCAACTTTGACAGTGAATATGACATTGGAAGCCATATGGGCACAGTAAATGTGGAATGACTCGTACCACCGCGGATTTTTGTGTTCATCGAGCAATCTGGTTCTGCCAACTCTGGCTTTTTGAAGATCAATAGTTGCATACAGTCTTGAAGCTGTCTTGTTGAAGCCAATAGCTCCCTCAATGCCTTGCAACACCTACAAGAAAATAGGTACCATATGAAACTATTAATAAGTAAACAATTTTGTTAACGGTAAAGGGCTCCCTACCCAAAGCTCGAACCTGAGAAGTCTGGTCAAAGATGGAAGAATATTTACCACTCCACCACAACCTATGGTGGTATTTTGTTATTGCCTCGTAACATGTCAAACTGTCTAATTGTAATTGCTAATGCTAAAGATAGTGTGACAAAAAATATTTGAACTTCAatcattattgttgatgtacTCTACGTTTCAACTCAGGTGATCCTTTTTTTATGAAtatagagtttaagaaagaaaggaagataattgaaattgaaatgtgGTGTTCAGCGTATCATATCATTTTTGTGGGAAATAACCTTTGAAACTAGTGATTTTAAATATGTTATAATATTAACGTGCCTATAAAAGTCCCTAACTAagagtaaaatgagaagtttaggttaaaatatttttaaatttagaaatttttttattttaaaaagactaaaaagaaaataaactcATGCAGACAGGAATGGAGGCAGTATGTATTactccatttttctttgaaattgcATTTCTATTATTAAAATATAGTACTATAATCTTTTCGTCAGACACTTTTCTCAAAGCATTAGAGATGGCCAAAGCCTGTCAGTGAAGGTGGTCTACAAGCTAGTTGGAGTTATCACAATCACTTGCTTTGTTCAACAATATTTAGTCGTATTTACTTTTCAAATCAAAAGTTACAAGATGAATTTGCCCAAACAAACTTTTGGATAAACTTATGCACGTGAATCATAAACCTTGTACATAGTTTAACGTCTTTTATGTGgctaaaacaagtcatattatatatgtgtggctataaattttTGATACTTGTAATTTTAAATAAGCCATAATTTTTGTGTGGTTAGAAAATCTTctaattaagaataaaataaaaataaatttaattattccAAATTATAAGTATCATTTTTTAGAACGAACTAAAAAATGTGttaaataaactaaaatgaAGAGTGTGCAAACCTAAATTTCACATTCCAAAAGATGCGGttactaaaagaaaaagaaaaagagggagTGGGTGGGAGAAGGGCCGAGAAAAAAGATTACTCTCTTGAAATTAAGCTTAAAGTAGCTCTAAACCCAAAAATTCTTTGTTAGGAAGAAAAAACTTGTGGTGAATGTGCAACCACATCCAGTGAGAAAACTATTGTTTTGTCGTGTTTCTTTTGTGTTCTTTATACTCGGAGTCTAGTTCCAACAGAGAGACTCCATACTACAATGATTGTTGGTACCTAGAACTTAGAAGAGACTTCACCAAAAAGAGACCCAGAGCCTGTTTGGATAGGcttaaaaaaacaatttataaatcaaaaaaataagttgggttagggcttaaaaaaagcagcttataagttgttttcagcttatagTTTATAAGTTGCTGTAGATAAGTTAAGTCAAACGGGCTCAATTATTTTTTCAGaattattttaagcacaaaataacTTTAAGCTGGTcggccaaacactcaaaaaaactgaaatagcttataagctgtttttagcaacttataagccaatccaaacgggctcctaCTTCCATTTTATTCATGTTACTTTTTTTAGAACTCTCTCCGTTAATTTAAGTATATTAGTTTGATTAgacacaattttaaaaaataagtgagacttttaaattttatgattttaaattaaaaatgcgTGTAATATATTAAAATGTCCTTAAATCTTGTGATTTAAAACAAATTATGTAGAATTTTAGAATTAGAGATCAGTtaccaaacatagaaaaaaaaGCATTCGACAGacttaaaggaaaaagaagacaCTTAAATTAAAACAGATGTAGAAATAtgcttaaataatttttatatttgaaaataattgaactttaaaattttcattttacataAAAGATATGCTTTTATTATTAGATATAACATGATCAcatatttaagatcacaagttttaaaagtctatCTTTCTTAGACAACTTGGCCAATCAAACACTGTAATACTCCCTCGCCATTTTAAGTGTCTTTTAAAATTTTCGGCACAcccattaaaaaataaaatggaagcattaattataaaaagtCATCTGACTAAATTATCCTCTATCTCTAGTCATGCATTatcttttaaaagagaagaagtTGTATAGATCATTtagtaaagaaaaaatatatttgaaaaagattttaattaaaactaTTCAAATTTCTCGATATAGCATTTATTATGGACCAAAATTAAAAGGCTAACAAGACACTTGAGACGGAtaggatggagggagtaactaCCAATAgatattttgttaaatttcaaCAACCCACCACCCAAAAAATTTCAATAATTGAATCCATGCTATCCTCAAACTCCCCATCCCTTATCCTTGTTCCGGTAAGATAACTGACTTGTCGTCTACAAATAAATTAATTTAGTGTCAAAATTATAGCGTCctaccttcttcttttttttcccaaaaatagtGTCTCCTTTTATATTTCAGTAAgttaacaattcaaacatcATACATGATaagtttaaaaccacaaaattTAAAGGACATTTTAATACATTACACATATccttaatttagaaccacaagattcaaaagtctttctatatttcttaaacCCCATGTCCAGTCAAATGAAAACAGTTAAATTGGAACGGGAGAGTATTGAATGATACACTTGGTTGAACATTGAATTATTTACCCATATGAATAGGGATTAATTCCCACTTAAGTagttccttctttctcttctaacTACTGTTTcatttccaaattccttattcctAAGAAGAACTCAGTGCATAATTCATCTGCAACgttaaatcaaaccaaaccaaaaatgTGTGGATTCCTATATTTAATGTGTTCTACACACAAACTTTCAGTTGATTTGTTTTTTAATGGAAAATTGTCAATTTCTAGTAGATCCATTCTTGTGGGTAAATCATATATGGAACTAATTATCTGCTAAAAGAATAAATCTCACAAAATAAAGTATACATGTTATCTTGGACATACTGATACTAAATTCGAAGTGTGGAAAGGAATTAGGATTAAAATTTGCACCTTATTGAAAAATTCTTTGCCAAAATTTGTATGGAGCTTATCAACCTCGAATATAGTAACATGAAGATTACCATGTAGCAGAATTTGTGCCATCTTCCTTCCCTGCAATCCACTACTCTGACAAATGTCAACCAAAGAACATATCTTATTAGAAGATTTCCTGTTTTAACAAATAAAAGATGATGACTGATAGCTTTATTTGTTACATCAAAGGAAAAATcatatgaagaagaagaagacttCATTAATTACCGTAGTATAAAACTTGGGATGACGAAGAAAATCTTTAGATAAGAGTAAGTTCAGAGGAGATAAATAGAAGCCATGTATATAGAGGAGAATGAACTACTTAAGGgcttgtttggaaagccacctggtaattggaattggtgtaattactagggtagtaattacacggTGGTGTAATTACAGCGACCTGTTTACACAGTAGTGTAATTACAgcgacctgtttgtttgtcataacgtaattacagtgtaattacagcgacctgtttgtttgtcataacgtaattacggtgtaattacaagcgtctttgtttggttgcacaagtatAATTACACatcagtttaatttaaaaataaaatttaattataaaaaatttaaaattaatatttaaaaaatattgcctttataaatgatattaaattagttatttaataacacattgtttcttgaaaatatattaattaataatcatatatttgtaactaatattgtaacaaaaataattgatatatatttttcaaattaatatttaattttaattaattataaaacttaaaagaagactttttgtgagaacattatggattggatgtttgacaaaaaataatattaataaatataatgccataacattattcaaatgtttgacataaaaaaatccatcaaatgtaagttaaaaataaataacatgcaatgtgaaagcaaataacttaaaattggaaatataacctaaattcaaaatccaaaagaaaaagttcaacataatactgttatgtcaaattccaacattacataagtaagttccaacgtaacttaagtaaataattcaaaagaaaggaaaaatataagtctataacctcattcacaatgaaattctactttaataacgtcactcgttatatgtcaagtttgttaatgactcattctttcccatattaagaggtgtagtttcaaatattagaataataacacggttatgctaaatgaataaaataaaataaaataaaaaatacgagcaattacatggaaccataAGAAgcaaaggttgggaatgagaagaaagaaaatgaaaaataaataatataaaaagaaaaatacattttaaaaaataaaaatgattaaaaagtaaaaaataaaaaagaaattaatataatagaaataaaaaaatattaaaaatcaaaaaatttaaaataatagaaataaaaaataaaaagaaattaaagtgaaaaattaaacaaactaaaaagtaaccctgtaattacagaaTGTAATTACACCCATctctacccccccccccccttgagaattggagagtgtaattaccccgtcaattacacccaattcccacctTTTGTGTAATTTTTGATCAAATAAACAggtcaaactgtgtaattacaccaaattccaattacctgggtggttTTCCAAACGGGCCCTAAATGCTAGACGTTGACACCCATCTTCTCTCTAGCCGCAAGTGTgaactaaataaataataggaaaaaagaagaactcAATATATAACTATGaataaagcaaaaaataaagaaagt from Lycium ferocissimum isolate CSIRO_LF1 unplaced genomic scaffold, AGI_CSIRO_Lferr_CH_V1 ctg1458, whole genome shotgun sequence carries:
- the LOC132042300 gene encoding phospholipase D alpha 1-like isoform X1, with the translated sequence MAQILLHGNLHVTIFEVDKLHTNFGKEFFNKVLQGIEGAIGFNKTASRLYATIDLQKARVGRTRLLDEHKNPRWYESFHIYCAHMASNVIFTVKVDNPVGAELIGRAYLPVEQLLDGEEVDEWLEILNTEGKPVHGHSKIHVKLQYFDVTREYNWNRGIKVTRFPGVPYTFFRQREGCKVTLYQDTHVPDNFIPKIPLAGGKFYEPQRCWEDIFDAITNAKHLIYITGWSVYTEITLIRDMRRPKPGGDITLGELLKKKANEGVRVLMLVWDDRTSVPVLKQDGLMATHDQETADYFRDTKVNCVLCPRNPDDGRSIIQNIEIGTMFTHHQKIVIVDGELPNGDRERRKIVSYIGGIDLCDGRYDTQFHSLFRTLNTAHHDDFHQANFTGASIQKGGPREPWHDIHCRIEGPAAWDVLYNFEQRWRKQGGKDLLIDLRDMADIIIPPSPVMYPDDHDTWNVQVFRSIDGGAAFGFPTAPEEAAKSGLISGKENIIDRSIQDAYINAIRRAKHFIYIENQYFLGSSFSWYSDDIKDEAINALQLIPKELSLKIVSKIEAGERFTVYVVVPMWPEGLPESASVQAILDWQRRTMRMMYIDIIQALKVKGIVANPKEYLSFFCLGNRETKKRGEYEPSETPEPDSDYLKAQEARRFMIYVHAKMMIVDDEYIIIGSANINQRSMDGARDSEIAMGAYQPFHLTVKEPARGQVHGFRMALWYEHLGMLDNSFLQPESLECIRKVNKVADRNWDMYSSESLIHDLPGHLLTYPIGVTENGEVTEVPGAENFPDTKAPVLGTKSDFLPPILTT
- the LOC132042300 gene encoding phospholipase D alpha 1-like isoform X2 — translated: MVLQGIEGAIGFNKTASRLYATIDLQKARVGRTRLLDEHKNPRWYESFHIYCAHMASNVIFTVKVDNPVGAELIGRAYLPVEQLLDGEEVDEWLEILNTEGKPVHGHSKIHVKLQYFDVTREYNWNRGIKVTRFPGVPYTFFRQREGCKVTLYQDTHVPDNFIPKIPLAGGKFYEPQRCWEDIFDAITNAKHLIYITGWSVYTEITLIRDMRRPKPGGDITLGELLKKKANEGVRVLMLVWDDRTSVPVLKQDGLMATHDQETADYFRDTKVNCVLCPRNPDDGRSIIQNIEIGTMFTHHQKIVIVDGELPNGDRERRKIVSYIGGIDLCDGRYDTQFHSLFRTLNTAHHDDFHQANFTGASIQKGGPREPWHDIHCRIEGPAAWDVLYNFEQRWRKQGGKDLLIDLRDMADIIIPPSPVMYPDDHDTWNVQVFRSIDGGAAFGFPTAPEEAAKSGLISGKENIIDRSIQDAYINAIRRAKHFIYIENQYFLGSSFSWYSDDIKDEAINALQLIPKELSLKIVSKIEAGERFTVYVVVPMWPEGLPESASVQAILDWQRRTMRMMYIDIIQALKVKGIVANPKEYLSFFCLGNRETKKRGEYEPSETPEPDSDYLKAQEARRFMIYVHAKMMIVDDEYIIIGSANINQRSMDGARDSEIAMGAYQPFHLTVKEPARGQVHGFRMALWYEHLGMLDNSFLQPESLECIRKVNKVADRNWDMYSSESLIHDLPGHLLTYPIGVTENGEVTEVPGAENFPDTKAPVLGTKSDFLPPILTT